In a single window of the Manis pentadactyla isolate mManPen7 chromosome 14, mManPen7.hap1, whole genome shotgun sequence genome:
- the TULP3 gene encoding tubby-related protein 3 isoform X2: MEESRCRLDPCEDSAFEDETLKLRQLKLDNQRALLEKKQRKKRLEPLMVQPNPEARLRRSKPRGSEEQTPLVEPHAPHSDVILHGIDGPAAFLRPDAQDLETKLHVLSVGPSAAEESTEGSAGGESTLDTASKPDLQEILQKHGISGSLNFDEEETDGEEEEGKQLRSRSLHSEAERPNSASSQKSTTDPGAFGTAAQQADNQLGEVENLEDFAYSPAPRGITVRCRITRDKKGMDRGLFPTYYMHLEKDENRKVFLLAGRKRKKSKTSNYLISTDPTDLSREGESYIGKLRSNLMGTKFTVYDHGVSPAKAQGLVEKAYTRQELAAVCYETNVLGFKGPRKMSVIIPGMNMNHQRIPFQPRNDHESLLSKWQNKTMENLIELHNKAPVWNDDTQSYVLNFHGRVTQASVKNFQIVHENDPDYIVMQFGRVADDVFTLDYNYPLCALQAFAIGLSSFDSKLACE; the protein is encoded by the exons CGAGCACTGCTAGagaagaagcagagaaaaaagCGCCTGGAGCCACTCATGGTACAGCCAAATCCGGAAGCCAGGCTACGTCGATCAAAGCCAAGAGGTAGTGAGGAGCAAACTCCTTTGGTGGAACCTCATGCCCCGCACAGCGATGTCATCCTACATG GCATTGATGGTCCAGCTGCCTTCCTGAGGCCAGATGCTCAAGATTTGGAAACAAAACTTCACGTCCTCTCAGTAGGCCCTTCTGCTGCAGAAGAGAGTACTGAGGGCAGTGCTGGTGGGGAAAGCACTTTGGATACTGCCTCCAAGCCAGATCTTCAGGAGATTCTCCAGAAACATG GTATCTCAGGTAGTTTGAACTTTGATGAGGAGGAAACTgatggggaggaagaagaaggaaaacaatTAAGATCTCGTTCACTACATTCGGAGGCAGAGAGACCCAATTCTGCATCCAGCCAGAAGTCCACCACA GACCCAGGAGCCTTTGGTACTGCAGCCCAACAAGCTGATAACCAGCTGGGAGAAGTGGAGAATTTAGAGGACTTTGCATATAGTCCTGCCCCTCGCGGTATCACAGTCAGGTGTCGCATTACCAGGGATAAGAAAGGAATGGATCGGGGTCTGTTCCCCACTTATTACATGCACTTGGAAAAGGATGAAAATCGGAAG gtATTTCTTCTTGCAGGTAGAAAgcggaaaaaaagcaaaacatccAACTACCTTATCTCCACTGATCCAACAGATTTATCTCGTGAAGGGGAGAGTTACATTGGCAAACTCAG ATCCAACCTGATGGGGACCAAGTTTACAGTCTACGACCATGGTGTCAGCCCAGCCAAGGCCCAGGGTCTGGTAGAAAAGGCCTACACCCGGCAGGAGCTGGCGGCCGTCTGCTAC GAAACAAATGTACTTGGATTTAAAGGTCCTAGGAAAATGTCTGTGATCATTCCAGGGATGAATATGAATCATCAACGGATCCCATTTCAGCCACGCAAT GACCATGAGAGCTTGCTTTCAAAGTGGCAAAACAAAACCATGGAGAACTTGATTGAACTGCACAACAAGGCCCCCGTCTGGAATGATGACACTCAGTCCTATGTCCTGAACTTCCATGGCCGGGTCACCCAGGCATCTGTGAAAAATTTTCAGATAGTCCACGAAAATGACC cTGACTATATAGTCATGCAGTTCGGACGTGTGGCAGATGATGTGTTCACACTGGACTACAACTACCCACTGTGTGCACTCCAGGCCTTTGCCATCGGGCTTTCTAGCTTTGACAGCAAGCTGGCATGTGAATGA
- the TULP3 gene encoding tubby-related protein 3 isoform X3 has product MEESRCRLDPCEDSAFEDETLKLRQLKLDNQRALLEKKQRKKRLEPLMVQPNPEARLRRSKPRGIDGPAAFLRPDAQDLETKLHVLSVGPSAAEESTEGSAGGESTLDTASKPDLQEILQKHGISGSLNFDEEETDGEEEEGKQLRSRSLHSEAERPNSASSQKSTTDPGAFGTAAQQADNQLGEVENLEDFAYSPAPRGITVRCRITRDKKGMDRGLFPTYYMHLEKDENRKVFLLAGRKRKKSKTSNYLISTDPTDLSREGESYIGKLRSNLMGTKFTVYDHGVSPAKAQGLVEKAYTRQELAAVCYETNVLGFKGPRKMSVIIPGMNMNHQRIPFQPRNDHESLLSKWQNKTMENLIELHNKAPVWNDDTQSYVLNFHGRVTQASVKNFQIVHENDPDYIVMQFGRVADDVFTLDYNYPLCALQAFAIGLSSFDSKLACE; this is encoded by the exons CGAGCACTGCTAGagaagaagcagagaaaaaagCGCCTGGAGCCACTCATGGTACAGCCAAATCCGGAAGCCAGGCTACGTCGATCAAAGCCAAGAG GCATTGATGGTCCAGCTGCCTTCCTGAGGCCAGATGCTCAAGATTTGGAAACAAAACTTCACGTCCTCTCAGTAGGCCCTTCTGCTGCAGAAGAGAGTACTGAGGGCAGTGCTGGTGGGGAAAGCACTTTGGATACTGCCTCCAAGCCAGATCTTCAGGAGATTCTCCAGAAACATG GTATCTCAGGTAGTTTGAACTTTGATGAGGAGGAAACTgatggggaggaagaagaaggaaaacaatTAAGATCTCGTTCACTACATTCGGAGGCAGAGAGACCCAATTCTGCATCCAGCCAGAAGTCCACCACA GACCCAGGAGCCTTTGGTACTGCAGCCCAACAAGCTGATAACCAGCTGGGAGAAGTGGAGAATTTAGAGGACTTTGCATATAGTCCTGCCCCTCGCGGTATCACAGTCAGGTGTCGCATTACCAGGGATAAGAAAGGAATGGATCGGGGTCTGTTCCCCACTTATTACATGCACTTGGAAAAGGATGAAAATCGGAAG gtATTTCTTCTTGCAGGTAGAAAgcggaaaaaaagcaaaacatccAACTACCTTATCTCCACTGATCCAACAGATTTATCTCGTGAAGGGGAGAGTTACATTGGCAAACTCAG ATCCAACCTGATGGGGACCAAGTTTACAGTCTACGACCATGGTGTCAGCCCAGCCAAGGCCCAGGGTCTGGTAGAAAAGGCCTACACCCGGCAGGAGCTGGCGGCCGTCTGCTAC GAAACAAATGTACTTGGATTTAAAGGTCCTAGGAAAATGTCTGTGATCATTCCAGGGATGAATATGAATCATCAACGGATCCCATTTCAGCCACGCAAT GACCATGAGAGCTTGCTTTCAAAGTGGCAAAACAAAACCATGGAGAACTTGATTGAACTGCACAACAAGGCCCCCGTCTGGAATGATGACACTCAGTCCTATGTCCTGAACTTCCATGGCCGGGTCACCCAGGCATCTGTGAAAAATTTTCAGATAGTCCACGAAAATGACC cTGACTATATAGTCATGCAGTTCGGACGTGTGGCAGATGATGTGTTCACACTGGACTACAACTACCCACTGTGTGCACTCCAGGCCTTTGCCATCGGGCTTTCTAGCTTTGACAGCAAGCTGGCATGTGAATGA
- the TULP3 gene encoding tubby-related protein 3 isoform X1, whose product MEESRCRLDPCEDSAFEDETLKLRQLKLDNQRALLEKKQRKKRLEPLMVQPNPEARLRRSKPRGSEEQTPLVEPHAPHSDVILHGVCLGNISSCAGIDGPAAFLRPDAQDLETKLHVLSVGPSAAEESTEGSAGGESTLDTASKPDLQEILQKHGISGSLNFDEEETDGEEEEGKQLRSRSLHSEAERPNSASSQKSTTDPGAFGTAAQQADNQLGEVENLEDFAYSPAPRGITVRCRITRDKKGMDRGLFPTYYMHLEKDENRKVFLLAGRKRKKSKTSNYLISTDPTDLSREGESYIGKLRSNLMGTKFTVYDHGVSPAKAQGLVEKAYTRQELAAVCYETNVLGFKGPRKMSVIIPGMNMNHQRIPFQPRNDHESLLSKWQNKTMENLIELHNKAPVWNDDTQSYVLNFHGRVTQASVKNFQIVHENDPDYIVMQFGRVADDVFTLDYNYPLCALQAFAIGLSSFDSKLACE is encoded by the exons CGAGCACTGCTAGagaagaagcagagaaaaaagCGCCTGGAGCCACTCATGGTACAGCCAAATCCGGAAGCCAGGCTACGTCGATCAAAGCCAAGAGGTAGTGAGGAGCAAACTCCTTTGGTGGAACCTCATGCCCCGCACAGCGATGTCATCCTACATGGTGTGTGTTTAGGCAACATTTCCTCCTGTGCAG GCATTGATGGTCCAGCTGCCTTCCTGAGGCCAGATGCTCAAGATTTGGAAACAAAACTTCACGTCCTCTCAGTAGGCCCTTCTGCTGCAGAAGAGAGTACTGAGGGCAGTGCTGGTGGGGAAAGCACTTTGGATACTGCCTCCAAGCCAGATCTTCAGGAGATTCTCCAGAAACATG GTATCTCAGGTAGTTTGAACTTTGATGAGGAGGAAACTgatggggaggaagaagaaggaaaacaatTAAGATCTCGTTCACTACATTCGGAGGCAGAGAGACCCAATTCTGCATCCAGCCAGAAGTCCACCACA GACCCAGGAGCCTTTGGTACTGCAGCCCAACAAGCTGATAACCAGCTGGGAGAAGTGGAGAATTTAGAGGACTTTGCATATAGTCCTGCCCCTCGCGGTATCACAGTCAGGTGTCGCATTACCAGGGATAAGAAAGGAATGGATCGGGGTCTGTTCCCCACTTATTACATGCACTTGGAAAAGGATGAAAATCGGAAG gtATTTCTTCTTGCAGGTAGAAAgcggaaaaaaagcaaaacatccAACTACCTTATCTCCACTGATCCAACAGATTTATCTCGTGAAGGGGAGAGTTACATTGGCAAACTCAG ATCCAACCTGATGGGGACCAAGTTTACAGTCTACGACCATGGTGTCAGCCCAGCCAAGGCCCAGGGTCTGGTAGAAAAGGCCTACACCCGGCAGGAGCTGGCGGCCGTCTGCTAC GAAACAAATGTACTTGGATTTAAAGGTCCTAGGAAAATGTCTGTGATCATTCCAGGGATGAATATGAATCATCAACGGATCCCATTTCAGCCACGCAAT GACCATGAGAGCTTGCTTTCAAAGTGGCAAAACAAAACCATGGAGAACTTGATTGAACTGCACAACAAGGCCCCCGTCTGGAATGATGACACTCAGTCCTATGTCCTGAACTTCCATGGCCGGGTCACCCAGGCATCTGTGAAAAATTTTCAGATAGTCCACGAAAATGACC cTGACTATATAGTCATGCAGTTCGGACGTGTGGCAGATGATGTGTTCACACTGGACTACAACTACCCACTGTGTGCACTCCAGGCCTTTGCCATCGGGCTTTCTAGCTTTGACAGCAAGCTGGCATGTGAATGA
- the TULP3 gene encoding tubby-related protein 3 isoform X4 translates to MEESRCRLDPCEDSAFEDETLKLRQLKLDNQRALLEKKQRKKRLEPLMVQPNPEARLRRSKPRGSEEQTPLVEPHAPHSDVILHGVCLGNISSCAGIDGPAAFLRPDAQDLETKLHVLSVGPSAAEESTEGSAGGESTLDTASKPDLQEILQKHGISGSLNFDEEETDGEEEEGKQLRSRSLHSEAERPNSASSQKSTTDPGAFGTAAQQADNQLGEVENLEDFAYSPAPRGITVRCRITRDKKGMDRGLFPTYYMHLEKDENRKVFLLAGRKRKKSKTSNYLISTDPTDLSREGESYIGKLRSNLMGTKFTVYDHGVSPAKAQGLVEKAYTRQELAAVCYETNVLGFKGPRKMSVIIPGMNMNHQRIPFQPRNDHESLLSKWQNKTMENLIELHNKAPVWNDDTQSYVLNFHGRVTQASVKNFQIVHENDHRKIFAKCLR, encoded by the exons CGAGCACTGCTAGagaagaagcagagaaaaaagCGCCTGGAGCCACTCATGGTACAGCCAAATCCGGAAGCCAGGCTACGTCGATCAAAGCCAAGAGGTAGTGAGGAGCAAACTCCTTTGGTGGAACCTCATGCCCCGCACAGCGATGTCATCCTACATGGTGTGTGTTTAGGCAACATTTCCTCCTGTGCAG GCATTGATGGTCCAGCTGCCTTCCTGAGGCCAGATGCTCAAGATTTGGAAACAAAACTTCACGTCCTCTCAGTAGGCCCTTCTGCTGCAGAAGAGAGTACTGAGGGCAGTGCTGGTGGGGAAAGCACTTTGGATACTGCCTCCAAGCCAGATCTTCAGGAGATTCTCCAGAAACATG GTATCTCAGGTAGTTTGAACTTTGATGAGGAGGAAACTgatggggaggaagaagaaggaaaacaatTAAGATCTCGTTCACTACATTCGGAGGCAGAGAGACCCAATTCTGCATCCAGCCAGAAGTCCACCACA GACCCAGGAGCCTTTGGTACTGCAGCCCAACAAGCTGATAACCAGCTGGGAGAAGTGGAGAATTTAGAGGACTTTGCATATAGTCCTGCCCCTCGCGGTATCACAGTCAGGTGTCGCATTACCAGGGATAAGAAAGGAATGGATCGGGGTCTGTTCCCCACTTATTACATGCACTTGGAAAAGGATGAAAATCGGAAG gtATTTCTTCTTGCAGGTAGAAAgcggaaaaaaagcaaaacatccAACTACCTTATCTCCACTGATCCAACAGATTTATCTCGTGAAGGGGAGAGTTACATTGGCAAACTCAG ATCCAACCTGATGGGGACCAAGTTTACAGTCTACGACCATGGTGTCAGCCCAGCCAAGGCCCAGGGTCTGGTAGAAAAGGCCTACACCCGGCAGGAGCTGGCGGCCGTCTGCTAC GAAACAAATGTACTTGGATTTAAAGGTCCTAGGAAAATGTCTGTGATCATTCCAGGGATGAATATGAATCATCAACGGATCCCATTTCAGCCACGCAAT GACCATGAGAGCTTGCTTTCAAAGTGGCAAAACAAAACCATGGAGAACTTGATTGAACTGCACAACAAGGCCCCCGTCTGGAATGATGACACTCAGTCCTATGTCCTGAACTTCCATGGCCGGGTCACCCAGGCATCTGTGAAAAATTTTCAGATAGTCCACGAAAATGACC ATCGTAAGATTTTTGCCAAGTGTTTGAGATAA
- the LOC118923945 gene encoding 60S ribosomal protein L39-like, whose amino-acid sequence MSSPWTFRIKRFLAKKQKQNRPIPQWIQMKTGNDIQYNSKRTPWGRTTLGL is encoded by the coding sequence ATGTCTTCTCCCTGGACTTTCAGAATCAAGCGATTCCTGGccaagaaacaaaagcagaatcgTCCCATTCCTCAGTGGATTCAAATGAAAACTGGTAACGACATCCAGTACAACTCTAAGAGGACGCCCTGGGGAAGAACCACACTGGGTCTATAA